The following proteins come from a genomic window of Ilumatobacter coccineus YM16-304:
- a CDS encoding succinate dehydrogenase/fumarate reductase iron-sulfur subunit — MTTLTNITLKVWRQDGPGQQGRFETHQIPEISDEASFLEMLDILNERLIEENKEAIVFDHDCREGICGTCSLMIDGQAHGPEKATATCQLHMRTFESGAEIVIEPFRATAFPIIKDLMVDRAPFDRIIESGGFITAPTGGAPDANLIPIPKPVADSAMDNAECIGCGACVAACPNGAASLFTSAKIAHLNLLPQGQAERFKRTEAMVETMEEYFGSCTNHGECSSACPKEISIDSIALMNADYLKSKIKNRKALSRR; from the coding sequence GTGACCACACTCACCAACATCACCCTCAAGGTCTGGCGCCAGGACGGACCCGGTCAGCAAGGCCGTTTCGAAACCCACCAGATCCCCGAGATCAGCGACGAAGCGTCGTTCCTCGAGATGCTCGACATCTTGAACGAACGCCTCATCGAGGAGAACAAGGAAGCGATCGTCTTCGACCACGATTGCCGCGAGGGCATCTGTGGCACCTGCTCGTTGATGATCGACGGTCAGGCGCACGGCCCCGAGAAGGCCACCGCCACGTGTCAGCTGCACATGCGTACGTTCGAGTCGGGTGCCGAGATCGTGATCGAACCGTTCCGTGCGACGGCGTTCCCGATCATCAAGGACCTCATGGTCGACCGGGCTCCGTTCGACCGGATCATCGAGTCGGGTGGCTTCATCACCGCGCCGACCGGTGGGGCCCCCGACGCGAACCTCATCCCGATCCCGAAGCCGGTCGCCGACTCGGCGATGGACAACGCCGAGTGCATCGGTTGCGGCGCCTGCGTGGCAGCGTGCCCGAACGGTGCAGCGAGCCTCTTCACCTCAGCCAAGATCGCACACCTCAACCTGCTCCCGCAGGGCCAGGCCGAGCGCTTCAAGCGCACCGAGGCCATGGTCGAGACGATGGAGGAGTACTTCGGTTCGTGCACGAACCACGGTGAGTGCAGCTCGGCGTGTCCGAAGGAGATCTCGATCGACTCGATCGCCCTGATGAACGCCGACTACCTCAAGTCGAAGATCAAGAACCGCAAAGCCCTCTCCCGCCGCTGA
- a CDS encoding right-handed parallel beta-helix repeat-containing protein, with product MTTPAGNRARKASRVGGAITVIGGMLVVGDGGPVGAATLTVDTASDDPADGLTLREAIDTAADGDTIVFDPSLAGATIEFDGLTNGQLRIVTDLTITGLGRDALTLTSNDGDVLYIYNHSVTVTDLSIEAAPDDGIEVSDNGGGPTLTLTRVDISGSSSDGVNFESVTGSVSISDSTLTENGSRGVAMNQVHDLTVMDSTLTGNDSSAIYADDVYGDVMISGSTFDDNGRAGVGLEEVRGNLSVTNSTFTGNDNDAIYVDDFVEGDVTLTDLELVDNGDAWSLQDVAGAAVTITDVTASATGVDTDNDMQLYADTGVATSPTLTVSNVTGAGDDTSFRLYGFGDTTISNVELTGTNGAYLRARRMHGDVSITDSRVVGERYASLYLYRAYDADISIDEVEVNGEVGMRRIYDGAINISNATVGSERDGGIEIRYASDVSISDVSVSSPDDTGIELNYIESSVGASLPGDITIERATVSGAGDEGIRVRRAEDGVVTITDTEIADAGEVGLYLRYVGDMTLNRVTITGSEEEAVSADRGLGTLSIASSTLIDNGGAGDHALNLYDGTVDIAHSTIAGNGAGASSGGIEVYAADVTIDHTILTENGGTAVFVDGPGSVTATNSLVPVGSGLGASNVESDTADLSPVGDFGGETRVAPPLSGSAAVDAGDPAIAGEPATDQRGGPRKIGTIDIGAVEVDPVSSVAVADATVDENAGVVSVEVERTGSVDLPISVDLATVDGSATAGDDYTATTGTVSWAAGETGVKTVDVPITDDTIAEPSETFAVNLSNPVDTTISDAEATVTILDVPPPLAALSPARLADTRAGKSTVDDDFNGDGKLGAGDEYKVQIAGRGGVPADAKAATINVTAIGADSNGFVTVHPCLPTPPNASSLNYTAGVNLGNEVTVPLDANGAACFYTSSSVHLTVDVVAFMPGEGRGMPLTPARLLDTRIGATTVDGRAAGRGRVPAGAFEQLSVAGRGGVPADAAAVIVNVTSIGASGNGYVTAHPCLPTAPNASSLNVVAGVNRGNELIAQVDANGDICLFVSTEMNLTVDVTGYIPNGTALNSVSPARILDTRANGETVDDMSEKEGKRSAGSEYTLQVGGRGGVPGDAKAAILNVTAINPESVGFLTVHPCVSPRPEVAALNYVPGVNGGNEIVASLDASGQACIYTSAAADITVDVVGYLA from the coding sequence ATGACCACACCAGCAGGTAACCGCGCACGCAAGGCGAGCCGCGTCGGGGGAGCGATCACCGTCATTGGCGGCATGCTCGTCGTCGGAGACGGCGGGCCTGTCGGCGCCGCGACGCTGACCGTCGACACCGCATCCGACGACCCGGCCGATGGGCTGACGCTCCGAGAAGCGATCGACACTGCCGCAGACGGCGACACGATCGTGTTCGATCCGTCGCTTGCCGGGGCGACGATCGAATTCGACGGCCTGACGAATGGCCAACTCAGGATCGTTACCGATCTCACGATCACGGGTCTGGGGCGCGACGCCCTCACCCTCACGTCGAACGACGGCGACGTGTTGTACATCTACAACCACTCGGTCACGGTGACCGACCTGTCGATCGAGGCGGCCCCCGACGACGGCATCGAGGTATCGGACAACGGGGGCGGCCCGACTCTCACCCTGACCCGTGTCGACATCTCGGGGAGTTCCTCCGACGGCGTGAATTTCGAGAGCGTCACGGGGTCGGTGTCGATCAGCGACTCGACGCTGACGGAAAACGGCAGTCGTGGCGTGGCGATGAACCAGGTCCACGACCTGACCGTGATGGATTCGACGCTCACGGGCAACGACTCGAGCGCCATCTACGCAGATGACGTCTACGGCGATGTGATGATCTCCGGATCGACGTTCGACGACAACGGTCGCGCGGGTGTCGGTCTCGAAGAAGTTCGGGGCAACCTCAGCGTCACCAACTCCACGTTCACCGGCAACGACAACGACGCGATCTATGTCGACGACTTCGTCGAGGGCGACGTGACACTGACCGATCTCGAACTCGTCGACAACGGTGACGCCTGGAGCTTGCAAGACGTCGCAGGGGCAGCCGTCACGATCACCGATGTCACGGCGAGTGCAACGGGCGTCGACACCGACAACGACATGCAGTTGTACGCCGACACCGGGGTTGCCACGAGCCCCACGCTGACGGTGTCGAACGTGACGGGCGCCGGAGATGACACCTCCTTCCGCCTGTACGGCTTCGGAGACACCACCATCTCCAATGTCGAGCTCACCGGCACCAACGGGGCGTACCTTCGCGCCCGGCGCATGCACGGTGACGTGTCGATCACCGATTCTCGAGTGGTCGGCGAGCGGTATGCCAGCTTGTACCTGTATCGGGCGTACGATGCCGACATCAGCATCGATGAGGTCGAGGTCAACGGTGAGGTCGGAATGCGACGCATCTACGACGGCGCCATCAACATTTCGAACGCCACGGTGGGGTCCGAGCGCGACGGCGGCATCGAGATTCGTTACGCGTCCGACGTGTCGATCTCGGATGTCTCCGTCAGCAGCCCCGACGACACGGGCATCGAACTCAACTACATCGAGAGTTCGGTCGGTGCATCGCTCCCAGGTGACATCACCATCGAACGGGCCACCGTGAGTGGGGCCGGTGATGAGGGAATTCGTGTTCGCCGGGCCGAAGACGGAGTGGTCACCATCACCGATACCGAGATCGCCGATGCCGGGGAGGTGGGTCTGTACCTCAGGTACGTGGGGGACATGACCCTGAACCGTGTCACGATCACCGGCTCCGAGGAAGAGGCGGTCTCCGCTGATCGAGGTCTCGGGACTCTTTCGATCGCCAGTTCCACGCTGATCGACAACGGCGGGGCGGGGGACCATGCCCTCAACCTGTACGACGGCACCGTTGACATCGCTCACTCCACCATCGCCGGCAACGGCGCAGGTGCGAGCAGCGGTGGCATCGAGGTGTACGCCGCCGACGTCACCATCGATCACACGATCCTCACGGAGAACGGAGGCACTGCGGTATTCGTCGACGGTCCGGGCAGCGTCACGGCAACGAACTCGTTGGTGCCCGTCGGCTCCGGCCTCGGAGCGTCGAACGTCGAATCCGACACGGCCGATCTGTCCCCGGTCGGCGATTTCGGCGGTGAGACTCGAGTCGCTCCGCCGCTCAGCGGGTCCGCGGCCGTCGACGCCGGCGATCCAGCCATCGCTGGTGAACCTGCGACCGACCAGCGTGGTGGCCCGCGCAAGATCGGCACGATCGACATCGGCGCCGTCGAGGTCGACCCGGTGAGTTCGGTCGCTGTGGCCGACGCGACCGTCGACGAGAACGCAGGTGTGGTGTCGGTGGAGGTGGAGCGCACCGGCTCGGTCGACCTCCCCATCAGCGTCGACCTCGCTACGGTTGACGGTTCGGCAACTGCGGGCGACGACTACACCGCAACGACCGGCACCGTGTCGTGGGCCGCTGGCGAAACCGGTGTGAAGACCGTCGACGTCCCGATCACGGACGACACGATCGCGGAGCCGTCGGAGACGTTCGCGGTGAACCTCTCCAACCCAGTTGACACGACGATCTCCGATGCCGAGGCGACCGTGACGATTCTGGACGTGCCGCCCCCGCTCGCCGCGCTGTCGCCGGCACGTCTCGCCGACACTCGCGCTGGCAAATCGACGGTCGACGACGACTTCAACGGCGACGGGAAACTCGGCGCGGGCGACGAGTACAAGGTCCAGATCGCAGGACGAGGCGGTGTGCCCGCCGACGCAAAGGCCGCGACGATCAACGTGACGGCTATCGGCGCCGACAGCAACGGGTTCGTCACCGTTCACCCGTGCCTCCCGACGCCGCCGAACGCGTCATCGCTCAACTACACCGCTGGAGTCAACCTGGGCAACGAGGTCACGGTGCCGCTCGACGCGAACGGCGCGGCGTGTTTCTACACCTCGAGTTCCGTACATCTCACGGTCGACGTCGTCGCGTTCATGCCCGGCGAGGGTCGGGGGATGCCGTTGACGCCTGCCCGTTTGCTCGACACTCGAATCGGAGCAACGACCGTCGACGGCCGCGCCGCCGGCCGTGGTCGGGTTCCTGCGGGCGCGTTCGAACAGTTGAGCGTGGCTGGTCGAGGTGGTGTCCCCGCCGACGCCGCCGCCGTCATCGTGAACGTCACATCGATCGGCGCCTCGGGCAACGGGTACGTCACGGCGCACCCGTGCCTCCCCACCGCGCCGAACGCGTCGTCGCTCAACGTCGTCGCTGGCGTCAACCGGGGCAACGAACTGATCGCGCAGGTCGATGCGAACGGCGACATCTGTCTGTTCGTGTCGACCGAAATGAACCTCACGGTCGACGTGACCGGCTACATCCCGAACGGCACGGCGCTGAACTCGGTGTCTCCCGCTCGCATCCTCGACACCAGAGCGAACGGCGAGACCGTCGACGACATGTCGGAGAAGGAGGGCAAGCGCTCCGCGGGTTCGGAGTACACGCTGCAGGTGGGCGGTCGCGGCGGCGTGCCGGGCGATGCGAAGGCGGCGATCTTGAACGTCACGGCGATCAATCCGGAGAGCGTGGGGTTCCTGACGGTGCACCCGTGTGTGTCGCCACGACCCGAGGTCGCTGCGCTGAACTACGTCCCTGGAGTGAACGGCGGCAACGAGATCGTCGCCTCGCTCGACGCGAGCGGTCAGGCGTGCATCTACACCTCAGCCGCTGCCGACATCACGGTCGACGTGGTCGGCTACCTCGCCTGA
- a CDS encoding glycoside hydrolase family 2 protein, whose translation MELGGRWVATEANDDVRRFGIGLDSDDSSWLEVEVPGHWQQTPEFANSDGPLMYRHRFESAPPAEGRRRWITFDGVFYQADAWLDGAYLGDPEGYFFPHSFDVTQLARIGEEHVLAVEVACSPQHGARSNITGVLQSSDVVPTGWNPGGLWRSVRMYDTGPVRIDRLRVLCRDADVRRAHVRITAQLDSLAPHEIVVRTRRDGQVVDEHTSAVATGRNELEWTIDIRDPDLWWPRELGDQPLTVLTVEIEVDGERSDERMRRIGLRQIEWNNWICSVNGERLFLRGTNLTPITVGLADTTDELIERDLDHVLALGLNTIRVRGHISRRCLYDRADELGLLILQDFPLERTHARSVRSRAVDQATATVDSLGHHPSIASWTAHNEPTNADRSANAGWRGRLRRVAAQQLPSWNKSVLDRWVKRSFERADDSRTTVAHSGVLPHLPQLDGTDSHLWFGWRHGDASGLAKQAKLLPSTVRFVSEFGSDSVPESTPFIDEAAKGSWPDVDWDALEADHGYQRAIFDELLPPDTFPSFDEWRHTTQLYQSHVLKVQIETLRRLKYRPTGGFCFSHLADAMPAISSSVLDHERIPKDAYETVRLACAPVIVVADQLPDWINPGDALSVDVHLVNDRRVAIDDASVSAVVSWAGGSTTFRFGGPVQPDEVAKVGTLDMVVPDTLGELAIEIVASDPTGALAHNRYTTAVTIPPE comes from the coding sequence ATGGAGTTGGGAGGCCGGTGGGTCGCAACCGAAGCGAACGACGACGTGCGTCGCTTCGGCATCGGTCTCGACAGCGACGACTCGTCGTGGTTGGAGGTCGAGGTGCCCGGCCACTGGCAGCAGACTCCGGAGTTCGCGAACAGCGACGGCCCGCTCATGTATCGGCACCGCTTCGAATCGGCTCCCCCGGCCGAGGGTCGCCGGCGCTGGATCACCTTCGACGGCGTCTTCTACCAGGCCGATGCGTGGCTCGACGGCGCCTACCTCGGCGACCCGGAGGGCTACTTCTTCCCGCACAGCTTCGATGTCACGCAACTCGCCAGGATCGGCGAGGAGCACGTTCTGGCCGTCGAGGTCGCGTGTTCGCCGCAACACGGCGCTCGGTCGAACATCACGGGCGTCCTCCAGTCGTCCGACGTCGTGCCCACCGGATGGAATCCTGGCGGTCTGTGGCGTTCGGTCCGGATGTACGACACCGGCCCGGTTCGCATCGATCGGCTGCGTGTGCTGTGTCGCGACGCCGACGTGCGTCGCGCCCACGTTCGCATCACGGCGCAACTCGACAGCCTCGCCCCACACGAGATCGTCGTCCGGACCCGACGCGACGGACAGGTCGTCGACGAACACACCTCAGCGGTCGCCACCGGCCGGAACGAACTCGAGTGGACGATCGACATCCGCGACCCCGATCTCTGGTGGCCGCGTGAACTCGGCGATCAGCCACTCACCGTGCTCACGGTCGAGATCGAGGTCGACGGCGAACGCAGCGACGAGCGGATGCGCCGGATCGGGCTGCGCCAGATCGAGTGGAACAACTGGATCTGCTCGGTCAACGGCGAACGCCTCTTCCTCCGTGGCACCAACCTCACTCCGATCACGGTCGGGCTCGCCGACACCACCGACGAGTTGATCGAACGCGATCTCGACCACGTCCTGGCACTCGGTCTCAACACGATCCGGGTGCGCGGACACATCAGCCGACGGTGTCTCTACGACCGCGCCGACGAGTTGGGTCTGTTGATCTTGCAGGACTTCCCGCTCGAGCGCACGCACGCTCGGTCGGTTCGCAGCCGCGCCGTCGACCAGGCAACTGCGACGGTCGACTCGCTCGGTCACCATCCATCGATCGCGTCGTGGACGGCTCACAACGAACCGACCAACGCCGACCGCAGCGCCAACGCGGGCTGGCGTGGACGGCTCCGCCGAGTGGCCGCGCAACAGCTCCCGTCGTGGAACAAGTCGGTGCTCGACCGATGGGTGAAGCGTTCGTTCGAGCGTGCCGACGACAGCCGGACCACCGTCGCCCACTCTGGCGTCCTCCCCCACCTGCCGCAGCTCGACGGCACCGACAGCCACCTCTGGTTCGGGTGGCGGCACGGCGATGCGAGCGGGCTCGCCAAGCAGGCGAAGCTGCTCCCGAGCACGGTGCGGTTCGTCAGCGAGTTCGGCTCCGACTCCGTGCCCGAGAGCACGCCGTTCATCGACGAAGCAGCGAAGGGGTCATGGCCCGACGTCGACTGGGACGCGCTCGAAGCCGACCACGGCTACCAGCGCGCCATCTTCGACGAGCTCCTGCCGCCCGACACGTTCCCGTCGTTCGACGAGTGGCGACACACCACGCAGCTGTACCAGTCGCACGTGCTCAAGGTGCAGATCGAGACGCTGCGACGGCTGAAGTACCGACCCACCGGCGGCTTCTGTTTCTCGCACCTGGCCGACGCGATGCCGGCCATTTCGTCGAGCGTGCTCGACCACGAGCGCATTCCGAAAGACGCCTACGAGACGGTGCGGCTCGCGTGCGCTCCGGTCATCGTCGTCGCTGATCAGCTCCCCGACTGGATCAATCCCGGCGATGCGTTGAGCGTCGACGTGCACCTCGTCAACGATCGACGCGTCGCCATCGACGACGCGTCGGTCTCGGCGGTGGTGTCGTGGGCGGGCGGAAGCACCACGTTCCGGTTCGGTGGTCCGGTGCAGCCCGACGAGGTCGCCAAGGTCGGCACCCTCGACATGGTCGTGCCCGACACGCTCGGCGAACTCGCGATCGAGATCGTCGCGAGCGACCCGACCGGCGCGCTGGCCCACAACCGTTACACCACCGCCGTCACCATCCCGCCCGAATGA
- a CDS encoding ResA-like WAxxUGC motif-containing protein: protein MLTTTLELTADQFAAGTGWEIKPEGACKGEVCVPLGGGDFDLAATAERLGMAIVHDDTSGRWAIGPESLGDRALATAEAPELVLDDIDGNEFRLSSLRGKKVVIVSWAPYUGCSFDLPGWQALRDELHADGFEVVTVSLELSGPDASRSLIEAASPEHPSLLDPTHKMDALFGVVNIPNVVWIDENGIIVRPPEPGWPEGRLSMPDDMLEGWPELSSAPNAPAAPEGGAGQWDILGSGQDRAAYGDAIRDWVANGADSQYVMTPSQVIAASQPRSTGQSEGAAHFELANQLWQEGERDAAIAHFNACHRLQPDNWTYKRQAWSLLGRERVGGKYGQFVQMPVKGEEADWPFDSDFTSDVLTTDVGAYYPKTL, encoded by the coding sequence ATGCTGACCACCACACTCGAACTGACCGCCGACCAGTTCGCAGCCGGTACCGGCTGGGAGATCAAGCCCGAAGGCGCCTGCAAAGGCGAGGTCTGCGTGCCCCTCGGCGGCGGCGACTTCGACCTCGCTGCCACGGCCGAACGCCTCGGCATGGCGATCGTGCACGACGACACGTCCGGCCGTTGGGCCATCGGTCCCGAGTCGCTCGGCGACCGTGCACTCGCGACTGCCGAAGCGCCCGAACTCGTCCTCGACGACATCGACGGCAACGAGTTCCGGTTGTCGTCGCTGCGTGGCAAGAAGGTCGTCATCGTCTCGTGGGCGCCCTATTGAGGTTGTTCGTTCGATCTGCCCGGGTGGCAGGCACTCCGTGACGAACTCCACGCCGACGGCTTCGAGGTCGTCACCGTCTCGCTCGAACTGAGTGGCCCCGACGCCTCTCGGTCGCTGATCGAAGCCGCATCGCCCGAGCACCCGTCGCTGCTCGACCCGACGCACAAGATGGACGCGCTGTTCGGCGTCGTCAACATTCCCAACGTCGTCTGGATCGACGAGAACGGCATCATCGTGCGTCCACCCGAACCGGGTTGGCCCGAAGGACGACTCTCGATGCCCGACGACATGCTCGAGGGCTGGCCCGAACTCTCGTCGGCCCCCAACGCACCGGCAGCTCCCGAGGGCGGCGCCGGTCAGTGGGACATCCTCGGCTCCGGCCAGGACCGGGCGGCCTACGGTGACGCGATCCGCGACTGGGTCGCCAACGGCGCCGACAGCCAGTACGTCATGACGCCGTCGCAGGTGATCGCGGCGTCGCAGCCGCGCAGCACCGGTCAGTCGGAGGGAGCGGCACACTTCGAGTTGGCCAATCAACTGTGGCAGGAGGGCGAGCGCGACGCGGCGATCGCTCACTTCAACGCCTGCCATCGGCTGCAGCCCGACAACTGGACGTACAAGCGTCAGGCGTGGTCGCTGCTTGGTCGCGAACGCGTCGGCGGCAAGTACGGACAGTTCGTCCAGATGCCGGTGAAGGGCGAAGAGGCCGACTGGCCGTTCGACTCCGATTTCACCTCCGATGTGCTCACCACCGACGTGGGCGCCTACTACCCGAAGACCCTCTGA
- a CDS encoding family 1 glycosylhydrolase: MSFRRGAALPVSTTLGFAESSDLGPTAGNGFYKRWPDDLALLADLGVADLRLTFDWARLQPKPGEFAGDWVERYENLFAAADAIGISVWGAMYDSGVPKWFANEGGIDDDEALTRWWPRWIERVADTFGAHVDGWIPFAVLPDSLPDQVWIDTWRVLGAGEPPVVASLAAADGYSFAGRRNGEFDVLGVALPTHLADDLAVTDDDLRLAAEHWEQTLNDAAAAAPDEPIMISSFTPAHIDPDVSGRMMERLVGAIDAAIGDGIDVTTCLVEPAIAGPDAPSALVGSDRTALPAADAFLIAPGD, from the coding sequence ATGTCGTTCCGCCGCGGTGCCGCACTCCCCGTCTCGACGACGCTCGGTTTCGCCGAGTCGTCCGATCTCGGCCCCACCGCGGGCAACGGGTTCTACAAACGCTGGCCCGACGACCTCGCACTGCTCGCCGATCTCGGCGTCGCCGATCTCCGGTTGACGTTCGACTGGGCTCGGCTCCAGCCCAAGCCTGGTGAGTTCGCCGGCGACTGGGTCGAGCGGTACGAGAACCTGTTCGCCGCGGCCGATGCCATCGGCATCTCGGTGTGGGGTGCCATGTACGACAGTGGCGTGCCGAAGTGGTTCGCCAACGAAGGCGGCATCGACGACGACGAGGCGCTCACCCGCTGGTGGCCTCGGTGGATCGAGCGTGTCGCCGACACCTTCGGCGCTCACGTCGACGGCTGGATCCCGTTCGCGGTGCTGCCGGACTCGCTCCCCGATCAGGTGTGGATCGACACGTGGCGCGTGCTCGGTGCCGGCGAACCGCCGGTCGTGGCCTCGCTCGCCGCCGCCGACGGATACAGCTTCGCCGGGCGTCGCAACGGCGAATTCGACGTGCTCGGCGTGGCGCTTCCGACGCATCTGGCCGATGACCTCGCCGTGACCGACGACGATCTCCGACTGGCCGCCGAACACTGGGAACAGACGCTCAACGACGCTGCCGCCGCCGCGCCCGACGAGCCGATCATGATCAGTTCGTTCACCCCCGCTCACATCGATCCCGACGTGAGCGGCCGGATGATGGAACGCCTCGTCGGGGCGATCGACGCAGCGATCGGCGATGGCATCGACGTCACGACGTGCCTGGTCGAACCAGCGATCGCCGGACCCGACGCTCCCTCGGCCCTCGTCGGCTCCGACCGCACGGCGCTGCCCGCGGCCGACGCCTTCCTCATCGCCCCCGGCGACTGA
- a CDS encoding adenylate/guanylate cyclase domain-containing protein: protein MDLSGFTNYTAAFGDDAAGRVLSAFRTIVRSVASERGVRIAKWLGDGCMCVAVNQRDALEFVLDLEQRAADVCSPLTVRAGLATGHALLFEGDDYIGSAVNMAARLCDHAKGVEVLMPTMHIERLPEGVSAEPYGEVELRGFPGPINVVELTGVPQPVDSDASDLWTRTPFI from the coding sequence GTGGACCTTTCCGGATTCACGAATTACACGGCTGCCTTCGGCGACGACGCGGCCGGGCGGGTGTTGAGCGCGTTTCGCACGATCGTCCGGTCGGTTGCATCCGAACGCGGCGTCCGTATCGCCAAGTGGCTGGGTGACGGCTGCATGTGCGTCGCCGTCAACCAGCGCGACGCACTCGAGTTCGTGCTCGACCTCGAACAGCGGGCCGCCGACGTGTGCAGCCCACTCACCGTCCGTGCCGGTCTTGCCACCGGTCACGCGCTGCTCTTCGAAGGCGACGACTACATCGGCTCCGCCGTCAACATGGCCGCTCGTCTCTGCGACCACGCCAAGGGCGTCGAAGTCCTGATGCCGACCATGCACATCGAACGCCTGCCCGAAGGCGTGAGCGCTGAGCCGTACGGCGAAGTCGAGTTGCGTGGATTCCCGGGGCCGATCAACGTGGTCGAGCTCACCGGCGTCCCGCAGCCCGTCGATTCCGACGCAAGCGACCTGTGGACCCGCACGCCGTTCATCTGA
- a CDS encoding carbohydrate ABC transporter permease, protein MGASRLRTASLVVVAVALALPAVVLFVGSLRPPDSPPLRRPELLPSDAGFDSYREAFHLVDLARQLTNSVVVALIATPLAVGCASLAGFVIARAPRSIARFLIGLAVIGMVVPTTALLIGRFGVYRELGVLDTMVPLIAPALFGVNALSVLLFAWSFSMLPRSVFDVAELESVSPWRAWFGIALPMARPMTIAVGTLAFAATWSDFLNPLVFVTSNEKFTVPLGLRSLQLVGGEDVSVVLAGCVVATAPVVIVFAIAQRWLFASLRGAES, encoded by the coding sequence GTGGGGGCTTCGAGGCTGCGGACGGCGTCGCTCGTCGTCGTCGCCGTGGCGTTGGCCCTGCCAGCTGTCGTGTTGTTCGTCGGATCGCTCCGGCCACCTGATTCGCCGCCGTTGCGCCGACCCGAACTGCTGCCGTCCGATGCCGGATTCGACAGCTATCGCGAGGCGTTTCACCTCGTCGATCTCGCTCGTCAGTTGACCAATTCGGTCGTGGTCGCCCTGATCGCCACGCCGTTGGCGGTCGGGTGTGCGTCGTTGGCCGGGTTCGTCATCGCTCGGGCACCGCGCTCGATCGCACGGTTCCTTATCGGTCTCGCCGTCATCGGCATGGTCGTTCCGACGACCGCACTGTTGATCGGGCGTTTCGGCGTCTACCGTGAACTCGGCGTGCTCGACACGATGGTGCCGTTGATCGCTCCCGCGTTGTTCGGGGTGAACGCCCTGTCGGTGCTGCTCTTCGCCTGGAGCTTCTCGATGCTGCCTCGGAGCGTGTTCGACGTCGCCGAACTCGAGAGCGTGTCCCCGTGGCGCGCCTGGTTCGGCATCGCTCTGCCGATGGCTCGCCCGATGACGATCGCCGTCGGCACCTTGGCGTTCGCGGCGACGTGGAGCGACTTCTTGAATCCGCTGGTGTTCGTCACGTCGAACGAGAAGTTCACCGTGCCGCTCGGCTTGCGCTCGCTGCAACTCGTCGGCGGAGAAGACGTCTCGGTGGTGCTCGCCGGATGCGTGGTCGCCACGGCGCCGGTGGTGATCGTGTTCGCCATCGCCCAGCGGTGGTTGTTCGCGTCGTTGCGTGGAGCGGAATCATGA